Genomic DNA from Candidatus Zixiibacteriota bacterium:
GCGCTTGTGAATCGTGTACTGGTCCAGCAAAAGCTCAAACGGTTGAGCCGCCGGTTTTTTTTCTGACGCTGACGGCAACGGTCAAAGTCCTTCTTGTTTTGTCGTCCACTTTCGCCCGATCGGCGATTTCCTGTCCCACGATCCAAACCGGCCCGTGCTGATCGCACAGCAGGAGGATTTCGTCGCGCAACGGCCGCGGTACTTTGCGATCGGTAAGAAAATCGCCGACTTTCTTGTGCCCTTTCATGCCCAGCGGCTGGAAGCGGTCGCCCGGGCGCGCGGAGCGTACCTCCAGCGGCGGCGCAAGCCGATCCCAGTCGAGCACCACGCAATTGGCGCCACGCTGCTTGGGCATGACTTTACGGCTTCGCTTTCGCACATTGCCGGCAAAAGTGAGGCGGGGCCGATTGAGTTCTAACCTGCGCCCCGGCTCGAAAGCGGCCTGAACACTTTCCGCGCGCTTTCGCCAGACGTACAGCGTTTCACCGGCAACTGCGGCCCGCACCTGATTGGGAAGCGTAAGCGTTCCGGTTCCGGTCATGGCCAGGCCGTCCAGCCGATCAAGCGCCTCTTTGTCAGGGCCGTAGCTTCCAGGGCAAGTTACTTTCAGACAATACCTTAGCAGCCTGCGCCGCTTCCACTTAGCATAAGTCCTGAAAGCCGCACACGCAAGCTCAATCTTGCCGCCGGGAGTGATTCGCGTCGCCCTGCGGGCGGCACGCGCCACCATGCCCTCAAGAAACTCGTCTTCGTCCCTGATCGTGTCCGCCAGGGCTCGAATGGCTGAATCCGCCTGTGGATTCAGATTGCGCCTGATTTCGGGCAGAAGTTTGTGGCGAATCCAATTGCGGCGGTACTTAAGAGAGCGGTTGCTGACATCCTCGCACCAGCTCAGGTGCTGTTTTTCAAGGTAGCTCAGGATTTCGGAGCGAGTCAGATCGAGCAGCGGCCGAATGTACGGCCCGCGACGATACGGCATCCCTGCCAGACCCGATGGTCCGGTGCCGCGCACCAGGCGAAACAGGATTGTCTCGACCTGATCGTCAGCCTGATGCCCCAAAGCGACACGATCAAAACGCTGCGACTCGGCCAATCGCGCGAAAACTCCGTAGCGAACCTCTCGCGCGGTTTCTTCGATACCAAGACGGCGCTTCTTCGCCAGCGTGGGGACATCTTCACGCATGACAGTCAGGGGTACGCCGAGATTGTCACACAGGCCCTGACAGAAGCGTTCTTCTCTTTTGGCGGCGCGGGGACGAATCTGATGATTGACATAGACCGCAGCGAGTGTCAGGCGATAGGTCTTTCGCAGTCGCCACAGTACGTGCAGGAGCGCGACAGAGTCCGGGCCTCCGGAGAGCGCGACCAGAACTCCTTGCCCTTTTTCGAGCAGGTTGTGAGTCTCTATGGTCTGCCTGACTTTCTCCAGCGTAGTCACGAGGGGAAGATAGGTAATCATGTTGGAAACGGAACAAAAAAGGGCGAGTAGTCGTGGGCGACTTCCTCCCGCTGATCGGCAGGGCTCCGTCCCTGCCGGTGTTCATCGCGGCAGGCGCAGAGGACCGCCGATCAAAGAACACGCCCTCTATCTGATCGGCAGGGCTCCGACGCTGCCGCGATTCCCCATTCCCTGTTGACCCCACCCCAATCGGCCTCTATATTCGGCCTTTCAACGATGAAAGGGTCGCACGTGTCCGCAGTTTTTACTCAGCCCAAGGTCACCCCGGAACTGGTCAAGCAGCACGGGCTTACACTCGACGAATACGAACGCATAAAGAAGATCCTCGGCCGCGAGCCGAATTTCACCGAGCTGGGCATCTTCTCGGTCATGTGGTCCGAGCACTGCTCCTATAAGAACTCGATTGCGCTGCTCAAGACGCTCCCCCGCGACGGCGCCGCGCTGTTGGCCAAAGCGGGCGAGGAAAACGCCGGTGCAGTCGATATCGGCGACGGGCTCGCGGTAGTATTCAAGATCGAATCGCATAATCATCCGTCGGCGATAGAGCCGTACCAGGGCGCGGCCACCGGCGTGGGCGGCATTATGCGCGACATCTTCACCATGGGCGCACGACCGATTGCGTCGCTGGACTCGCTCCATTTCGGCTCGCCCAAGAACCCGCGCGTGCGGTACCTGGTCGACGGTGTGGTGCGCGGAATCGGCGACTACGGTAATTCGTTCGGGGTCCCCACCGTCGCCGGCGAGACGATTTTCGAAGACGCGTACACCGCCAACCCGCTGGTGAACGCCATGGCGGTGGGCATAGTCAAAAAGGACCGGATGGTGTCGGCGGTGGCCAAAGGCGAGGGCAACCCGATTATGATTGTCGGTTCGAAAACCGGCCGCGACGGTATCCACGGCGCCACGTTCGCGTCGGAAGAGCTCTCAGAGGCGTCTCAGGAGAAACGGCCATCGGTGCAGATCGGCGACCCTTTCACCGAGAAGCTGCTGCTTGAGGCCACGCTCGAGATCATAGAGCAGGACCTGATTGTCGGCATCCAGGACATGGGCGCGGCGGGACTCACCTGCTCGTCATCGGAGATGTCCGCCAAGGGAAAGTCTGGCGTAGTCATCGATATCGACAAAGTCCCTGTGCGTGAAACCGGCATGACGCCGTACGAGATACTTCTCTCCGAGTCACAGGAGCGGATGCTGGTGTGCGTGAAGAAAGGCAGGGAGAACGCGGTCCGCGCGGTGTTTGACAAATGGGGGCTGGATTCGACCATTATCGGCCACGTGACCAGTGACGGCCTCATGACCGTGCGGCTTCAGGGCGAGCTGGTCTCACAGATACCGTCGGATGTGCTCGTGCTCGGCGGCGGCGCGCCGGTCTATCACAGGGAGAGCCGACGACCGGAGTATCTCGACGAACTCAATCGGATTGATCTAAGCAAGTACAGCACAAATCGTGAATGGAATAAGACGCTGCTGACCATGCTCGGCTCGCCGAATCTCTGCCACAAAGGGTGGGTGTATGAGCAGTACGACTCGCAGGTGCGCACGAATACAGCAGTGGGTCCCGGCTCCGACGCGGCAGTGCTTCGCCTTCGCAAAACCGACAAGGCGCTCGCCACGGCTACCGATTGTAACGGGCGGTATTGCTACCTGAATCCGCGATTAGGGGCGCGTATCGCGGTGGCCGAGGCGGCCCGCAATATCGTCTGCTCCGGCGGCAAGCCACTGGCGATTACGAACTGTCTCAATTTCGGCAATCCGTATAAACCAGAAATCTATTACGGCTTCTCCGAAGCGGTGGCCGGCATGGGCGAAGCCTGCCGCGTGTTCGACACCCCCGTGACCGGCGGCAATGTCTCGTTCTACAATGAAGATCCGGAACGCGCGGTATATCCGACCCCGACAATCGGCATGATCGGCCTGGTCGAACATCTCGACGATATCACCACTCAATGGTTCAAGAGCGATGGGGACACGATCCTGTTGTTGGGTGAATCACGGGAGGAATTGGGGGCATCGGAGTATCTGCACACGGTCTATAACGAAACGCGCGGCCCGGTGCCGGACCTTGACCTGGAATTCGAAAAGCGGCTGCAGCAGACCGTGCTGGCTGCGATTCGCTCCGGCTGGGTGAATTCGGCACATGATGTGAGCGACGGTGGCCTGGCGGTGGCGCTGGCCGAGACGTGCATCAGCAATGATGAATGGCGGATCGGAGCCACAATTACGCTGTCAGACCGGATACGGCCCGACTGCCTCTTGTTTGGCGAGACTCAGTCGCGCGTGATAATCTCCTGTGCTCCCGAAAACGTCGGCTATATCCGCGAGCTTTGCGAGCGCATGAGTGTGCCGGTGGCGGAAATCGGCCAGGTCGGTGGAGGCAGACTCGTCATAAATGAGCTTGTCGATATGCCTGTTGGTGATCTGTGGGACATCTGGTACCATGCTCTTCCCTACATGATGCAGGAGATCACGAAGGGTTAGGTGCGTAGATACAACCGGTGGCCCACCCGCTTGCGGGTGGGATGGCTGTGACACTCGCGAAACGAACGGTGTCGGGTTTCGCGCTCAATCGGATGCTGCGCGGAACCCGACGTACAAGCCAAGTGAAGTGTAGGTCGGGACGTTTACGGTCCCGACAAGATGTCGGGATGACGTACATCCCGAGCTACTAATGAGTTCGAACAGGATAAGATGGCCTTATACGTATTCTCAGACGCTCACCT
This window encodes:
- the purL gene encoding phosphoribosylformylglycinamidine synthase subunit PurL; protein product: MSAVFTQPKVTPELVKQHGLTLDEYERIKKILGREPNFTELGIFSVMWSEHCSYKNSIALLKTLPRDGAALLAKAGEENAGAVDIGDGLAVVFKIESHNHPSAIEPYQGAATGVGGIMRDIFTMGARPIASLDSLHFGSPKNPRVRYLVDGVVRGIGDYGNSFGVPTVAGETIFEDAYTANPLVNAMAVGIVKKDRMVSAVAKGEGNPIMIVGSKTGRDGIHGATFASEELSEASQEKRPSVQIGDPFTEKLLLEATLEIIEQDLIVGIQDMGAAGLTCSSSEMSAKGKSGVVIDIDKVPVRETGMTPYEILLSESQERMLVCVKKGRENAVRAVFDKWGLDSTIIGHVTSDGLMTVRLQGELVSQIPSDVLVLGGGAPVYHRESRRPEYLDELNRIDLSKYSTNREWNKTLLTMLGSPNLCHKGWVYEQYDSQVRTNTAVGPGSDAAVLRLRKTDKALATATDCNGRYCYLNPRLGARIAVAEAARNIVCSGGKPLAITNCLNFGNPYKPEIYYGFSEAVAGMGEACRVFDTPVTGGNVSFYNEDPERAVYPTPTIGMIGLVEHLDDITTQWFKSDGDTILLLGESREELGASEYLHTVYNETRGPVPDLDLEFEKRLQQTVLAAIRSGWVNSAHDVSDGGLAVALAETCISNDEWRIGATITLSDRIRPDCLLFGETQSRVIISCAPENVGYIRELCERMSVPVAEIGQVGGGRLVINELVDMPVGDLWDIWYHALPYMMQEITKG
- the tilS gene encoding tRNA lysidine(34) synthetase TilS, whose translation is MITYLPLVTTLEKVRQTIETHNLLEKGQGVLVALSGGPDSVALLHVLWRLRKTYRLTLAAVYVNHQIRPRAAKREERFCQGLCDNLGVPLTVMREDVPTLAKKRRLGIEETAREVRYGVFARLAESQRFDRVALGHQADDQVETILFRLVRGTGPSGLAGMPYRRGPYIRPLLDLTRSEILSYLEKQHLSWCEDVSNRSLKYRRNWIRHKLLPEIRRNLNPQADSAIRALADTIRDEDEFLEGMVARAARRATRITPGGKIELACAAFRTYAKWKRRRLLRYCLKVTCPGSYGPDKEALDRLDGLAMTGTGTLTLPNQVRAAVAGETLYVWRKRAESVQAAFEPGRRLELNRPRLTFAGNVRKRSRKVMPKQRGANCVVLDWDRLAPPLEVRSARPGDRFQPLGMKGHKKVGDFLTDRKVPRPLRDEILLLCDQHGPVWIVGQEIADRAKVDDKTRRTLTVAVSVRKKTGGSTV